In Buchnera aphidicola (Aphis aurantii), one DNA window encodes the following:
- the gltX gene encoding glutamate--tRNA ligase produces the protein MKVKTRFAPSPTGDLHIGSIRTALYSWLFARHYNGKFVLRIEDTDFERSKSLSVKSIFKGLKWLGLNWDEGPYFQSKRLDRYQEVIEDMLKSGNAYKCYCSPQSIEEERIKQLHKGKKPRYSGICRNLKTRCINNKYTVRFKNPTFGKVTFEDKIRGEITFNNMELDDLIIQRSNGMPTYNLCVVIDDLDMNITHVIRGEDHINNTPRQINILKSLKAKIPIYAHVSMILNENGKKFSKRDNAENIIEYYKKGFLPEALINYIIRLGWSHGNQEIFSLSELKKIFNLDTISKSSSSFNMKKLLWLNKYYINHLPLFYVSNILKDYMKNENIKIENGPNLECLLNLYKNRHSTLKDLVCSLRVFYEEFEYYDIKFANQYFILKNLYILKNIYKKIQKCIFWEIKILSEIIMNQSIESNTELKEINMLLRFVLTGYVSSPNMSSVIFLLGKEKTLLRLKNAMIFIEKNYIKLQ, from the coding sequence ATGAAAGTTAAAACTCGTTTTGCTCCCAGTCCTACTGGAGATTTACATATTGGTAGTATCCGCACAGCTTTATATTCTTGGTTATTTGCACGTCATTATAATGGAAAATTTGTCCTTCGTATAGAAGATACTGATTTTGAAAGATCTAAATCATTATCAGTTAAATCTATTTTTAAAGGGTTAAAATGGTTAGGATTAAATTGGGATGAAGGGCCTTATTTTCAATCTAAAAGATTAGATCGCTATCAAGAAGTAATTGAAGATATGCTAAAATCAGGAAATGCATATAAATGTTACTGTTCTCCACAATCTATAGAAGAAGAGCGTATCAAGCAGCTTCATAAAGGAAAAAAACCACGTTATTCTGGAATATGTAGAAATTTAAAAACTAGATGTATTAATAACAAATATACAGTTCGATTTAAAAACCCAACTTTTGGAAAAGTAACGTTTGAAGATAAAATTCGGGGAGAAATTACCTTTAATAACATGGAATTAGATGATCTGATCATTCAGCGATCAAATGGTATGCCGACTTATAATTTATGTGTTGTAATCGATGATTTAGATATGAATATAACTCATGTTATTCGCGGCGAAGATCATATTAATAATACACCTCGTCAAATTAATATTTTAAAATCTTTAAAAGCAAAAATACCTATTTATGCACATGTTTCTATGATACTTAATGAAAATGGAAAAAAATTTTCAAAAAGAGATAATGCTGAGAATATTATTGAATATTATAAAAAAGGATTTTTACCAGAAGCGTTAATTAATTATATCATTCGATTAGGATGGTCTCATGGAAATCAAGAAATCTTTAGTTTATCAGAACTAAAAAAAATATTTAATTTAGATACTATTAGTAAATCTTCTAGCTCGTTTAATATGAAAAAACTATTGTGGTTAAATAAATATTATATTAATCATTTACCGTTATTTTATGTTTCAAATATATTAAAAGATTATATGAAAAATGAAAATATAAAAATAGAAAACGGACCTAATTTGGAGTGTTTATTAAATTTATATAAAAATCGTCATAGTACTTTAAAAGATCTTGTATGTTCTTTACGGGTTTTTTATGAAGAGTTTGAATATTATGATATAAAATTTGCTAATCAATATTTCATTTTAAAAAATTTGTATATTTTAAAAAACATTTATAAGAAAATACAGAAGTGTATTTTTTGGGAAATTAAAATTTTATCTGAAATTATAATGAATCAATCCATAGAATCAAATACAGAATTAAAAGAAATAAATATGTTATTACGATTTGTATTGACAGGGTATGTATCATCACCAAATATGAGTTCTGTTATATTTTTACTTGGAAAAGAAAAAACTTTATTAAGATTAAAAAATGCAATGATTTTTATAGAAAAAAATTATATTAAACTACAATAG